One Capra hircus breed San Clemente unplaced genomic scaffold, ASM170441v1, whole genome shotgun sequence DNA segment encodes these proteins:
- the LOC108634558 gene encoding LOW QUALITY PROTEIN: testis-specific Y-encoded protein 3-like (The sequence of the model RefSeq protein was modified relative to this genomic sequence to represent the inferred CDS: inserted 1 base in 1 codon; substituted 1 base at 1 genomic stop codon), with protein sequence METVQALNLSVPTLAMEQGEQNGETGPEEGGSTPGSWILVVSPGSHEGGALGPTSLVGAAEAMQAPGGVPGXEAALFWVEAVEEGATLEEGEVAGIGQEFQLLVXDVMEDAEVVVYQEQEQVSSEEQGQEHPRPGTPSDRPALEALVALQLELDPVNKKAQRAHARLKHKNCQRRRVHLEHRSAIIQGIPGFWVEVFMNHPQMSILMSNQDEDMLHFMTNLKVEEYRHPTHHCKITLSFWRNRYFQNEGIVKEYLINVTGYQASCSTPVQWYQGFERKAYSRRHHDSSINFFNWFFDHNFSGSDWIAEIIVKDLWPNPLQYYVKKKAPPQVPGGQEGFVTTLFKGQREHLEHMELTEGLVST encoded by the exons ATGGAAACTGTCCAGGCACTTAACCTGAGTGTGCCCACCTTAGCTATGGAGCAGGGAG AACAGAATGGAGAGACAGGGCCAGAGGAAGGCGGCAGCACTCCAGGAtcctggatcttagttgtgaGCCCGGGTTCTCACGAgggaggggccctggggcctACCAGCCTGGTGGGAGCGGCAGAGGCGATGCAGGCCCCAGGTGGTGTGCCAGGCTAGGAGGCCGCCCTTTTCTGGGTGGAGGCAGTGGAAGAAGGTGCgaccctggaggagggggaggtggcAGGAATCGGGCAGGAGTTCCAGCTGCTGG TGGACGTCATGGAGGACGCGGAGGTGGTGGTGTACCAGGAGCAGGAGCAGGTGTCCTCGGAGGAGCAAGGCCAGGAACATCCAAGGCCCGGAACCCCGAGTGACCGGCCTGCACTAGAGGCACTGGTGGCCCTGCAGCTGGAGTTGGATCCCGTGAATAAGAAAGCCCAAAGGGCGCATGCTCGCCTGAAACATAAGAACTGCCAGAGGCGGAGGGTGCATCTAGAACACAGAAGTGCCATCATCCAGGGAATCCCTGGCTTCTGGGTCGAAGTT TTTATGAACCACCCCCAAATGTCAATTTTGATGAGCAACCAAGATGAGGACATGCTTCACTTCATGACCAACTTGAAG GTGGAGGAATACAGGCATCCCACCCATCACTGCAAGATCACATTGTCCTTTTGGAGGAATAGGTATTTCCAGAATGAAGGGATTGTTAAGGAGTATCTGATTAACGTCACTG GATACCAAGCATCTTGTTCGACTCCAGTTCAGTGGTACCAGGGGTTTGAACGTAAGGCATACAGCCGCAGGCACCATGACAGCAGCATTAACTTCTTCAACTGGTTCTTTGACCACAACTTCTCAGGGTCTGACTGGATTGCTGAG ATCATTGTAAAGGATCTGTGGCCCAATCCTTTGCAGTACTATGTGAAGAAGAAGGCTCCACCACAGGTACCGGGAGGACAAGAG